Proteins from a single region of Apium graveolens cultivar Ventura chromosome 7, ASM990537v1, whole genome shotgun sequence:
- the LOC141672134 gene encoding vesicle-associated protein 2-2, giving the protein MTTELLDIQPQELKFIFELKKQSSCSVRLVNKTNQHVAFKVKTTSPKKYCVRPNTGVVKPKEICDFTVTMQAQRVFPPDMICKDKFLLQCAVVPEGMGEEDITSATFAKDGKYVEEKKLRVILVSPPNSPILSPVNGTPKQVQVYDVPILEEQQPNYNGKFSPHQTVIEDMRATRMDAAEDLKPVKDEIAEDLKPVKHETTENLKPVKRETAEDLKPVKHETADELILSKDFELDLNGHVVSKTVKDVEELNVVKDFEEQKPPTAVDSKITRDGDEEKLVKDIEEVKLKLKEFEYKLNEAERTISKLTEEKRRNTHDRENLQQELGLMRSKRSGQKAQAGFPLLFVCMVALVSVWLGYLMHKQ; this is encoded by the exons ATGACTACTGAACTTCTCGATATTCAGCCGCAAGAACTCAAATTTATAT TTGAGTTGAAGAAACAAAGCTCGTGCTCTGTTCGACTAGTCAATAAGACCAACCAACATGTTGCCTTTAAG GTGAAAACTACATCTCCCAAAAAATACTGTGTGCGACCAAACACAGGCGTTGTGAAACCAAAGGAAATATGTGATTTCACAG TTACAATGCAAGCACAAAGGGTTTTTCCTCCTGATATGATCTGCAAAGACAAGTTCTTACTTCAGTGCGCTGTTGTTCCTGAGGGGATGGGTGAGGAGGATATTACATCTGCCACG TTTGCCAAAGATGGGAAGTATGTTGAGGAGAAGAAGCTTAGAGTGATTCTTGTCAGCCCACCCAATTCTCCCATACTTTCTCCAGTCAATGGTACACCAAAGCAGGTGCAAGTTTATGATGTGCCTATACTCGAAGAGCAGCAACCGAATTACAATGGAAAGTTCAGTCCCCATCAGACG GTTATTGAAGATATGAGGGCAACCAGAATGGATGCTGCTGAGGACTTGAAGCCTGTAAAGGATGAAATTGCTGAGGACCTAAAGCCTGTAAAGCATGAAACCACTGAGAACTTGAAGCCAGTAAAGCGTGAAACTGCAGAGGACTTAAAGCCAGTAAAGCATGAAACTGCTGATGAGTTGATCTTAAGCAAAGATTTTGAGCTAGATTTGAATGGTCATGTAGTTTCTAAAACAGTCAAGGATGTAGAAGAGCTAAATGTTGTAAAGGATTTTGAGGAACAAAAACCACCAACTGCTGTAGATTCTAAAATAACTAGGGACGGGGACGAGGAGAAGTTAGTGAAGGATATCGAGGAGGTGAAGTTGAAACTAAAGGAATTTGAATATAAGCTAAATGAG GCTGAGAGAACAATTTCAAAGCTGACAGAAGAGAAAAGACGGAATACCCATGACAGGGAAAATTTACAGCAGGAGTTG GGTTTAATGAGAAGTAAGAGAAGTGGACAAAAAGCTCAGGCAGGATTTCCTCTGCTGTTTGTTTGTATGGTAGCACTTGTTAGCGTCTGGCTCGGTTACCTTATGCACAAGCAGTAG